A section of the Methanosarcina mazei S-6 genome encodes:
- a CDS encoding MgtC/SapB family protein, translated as MDFLTKLAIAFLIGIMVGVEREHRGLEHEIFAGVRSYSITCITGMLVALASESIGTGFVYVSTLFFAAMCSIITYSKIFLFKRIGVTSPITLFFIFVMGVLVGYDYGLFAIVSSIVVAFLLIQKQPLHQFAGNLTKEELYNAIQFLAVAFILYPVMPEKQFFGLLNLRYAILIVILVSLISFSSYVLLRKFGTKRGLYYSGFLGGFINSEATTGALAGLSKKAEEMAAPVITGILLCNISMLIRNLVLAFIVDPTGRTTMLMLLPQLVLIIVSIGMAYRHSKKVCPIGGGELKIQSPFSLGQAFKFGIAFTLILVIGNFAYNAAGTTGIYLTALGALVSSSGVIVSVTLLAVSGNISYEVAANTAVIASLVSTVNKILLSKISGSSSLFSLAIKDFGIIAATGTLALVILNFL; from the coding sequence GTGGATTTCCTGACAAAACTTGCCATTGCATTTTTGATAGGGATAATGGTAGGTGTGGAAAGGGAACACAGGGGGCTTGAGCACGAGATTTTTGCAGGAGTCAGGAGTTACAGCATAACATGCATAACTGGCATGCTTGTAGCTCTGGCAAGCGAATCCATAGGAACAGGCTTTGTATACGTATCCACGCTTTTCTTTGCGGCTATGTGTTCCATAATCACCTATTCCAAAATATTCCTTTTCAAGAGGATAGGGGTTACAAGCCCCATTACTTTATTTTTTATTTTCGTGATGGGAGTCCTTGTAGGCTATGACTACGGCCTCTTTGCCATTGTTTCTTCAATAGTCGTAGCTTTCCTGCTTATCCAGAAACAGCCCCTCCACCAGTTTGCAGGAAACCTTACAAAAGAAGAGCTTTACAATGCCATACAGTTTCTGGCTGTCGCTTTCATACTTTATCCGGTTATGCCGGAAAAACAGTTCTTCGGGCTTCTAAACCTCAGATACGCGATCCTTATTGTAATTCTTGTTTCCCTTATCAGCTTTTCAAGTTATGTTCTTTTGAGAAAATTCGGGACAAAACGCGGCCTTTATTATTCGGGCTTTCTCGGGGGCTTTATTAACAGTGAAGCCACCACAGGAGCGCTGGCGGGACTTTCAAAGAAGGCAGAGGAAATGGCTGCCCCGGTTATTACAGGGATCCTGCTCTGCAATATTTCCATGCTCATTCGGAACCTTGTTCTGGCGTTTATAGTTGACCCGACTGGCAGGACAACCATGCTTATGCTCCTTCCCCAGCTTGTACTTATTATAGTTTCAATTGGAATGGCTTACAGGCACAGCAAGAAGGTCTGCCCGATAGGCGGGGGAGAACTCAAGATCCAGTCTCCTTTCTCACTGGGCCAGGCATTTAAGTTTGGCATTGCTTTTACTCTGATCCTCGTTATAGGGAACTTTGCCTATAATGCTGCAGGGACTACAGGAATATACCTGACTGCCCTTGGTGCTCTTGTAAGCAGTTCAGGAGTGATAGTCTCCGTAACTCTTCTTGCCGTAAGTGGGAATATTTCTTACGAAGTCGCAGCAAATACAGCAGTAATTGCAAGCCTTGTAAGTACTGTAAATAAAATTCTGCTTTCGAAGATTTCAGGCTCTTCAAGTCTCTTTTCTCTTGCCATAAAGGATTTTGGGATCATTGCAGCCACAGGAACTCTGGCTTTAGTTATATTGAATTTTCTGTGA